DNA sequence from the Salvelinus alpinus chromosome 7, SLU_Salpinus.1, whole genome shotgun sequence genome:
GACGACATCAGTTACTTTAAGATTTCTTAACAGTGTTGTTTGGTTGCTCGCGTGCCATTATTGACGGCCCACACTTAGAGGGAGGTGGCAAAGACATGTTCTGATTGGTCCGTCTGTATTTGTTCAGGCTTGTGATTGGATTGAAGACCTTAGAGCTCAAATGGGTTTATGCTGATAGAACTATCTAGTTGAAAACAAAATTTCTACCTATAATTTACTTTAAAAGAAAAAATCGAACTTCACAGACATATGAAGAGCCATCTAAAGATCAGTTAAATGTGAATAGCACATTTTTGACAAACATTTCAGATATAACCTTATAGTTCCAAGGCCTCAATATGTTTTCTTACCCAGTTACCTGAATCTGAATACACTGTTAGTTGCTCTGGATAGGACTGTCTGCTAAATAAACGTCATGTAAATGTAGCCTAAAACAGTTAAGACACTCACCGATAAACTCTATGGCCTCATTGAACCAGGAGGAGATATCAGCCTTGTGGTTGTCCTCTACAGGGATACTCTTGTACTGGAAGGACTCTTCAAAGTGGTTGGGGCAGTTAGCTGATACGTTGATGAGAGCAGTGATACCCAGCATGTCTATCATGTCCTTTCTGGAGGCATGGTAGGCACTGCCCAGGTAGAGGAAGGGAAGGATCTCCACTGGACCAccctggagagaaggagaggaacaggacagagaacagTCAACCACCATCCCTAAAGTTATAGGATTTAATAAAGTTAGTCGAAGATGTCAAAATCTATAGTTCGATGACACACTGACATTGTTTTGAGAGTAATAACATGTCAAAGTGTTATTGGAGAAGAAGATAGGAACTGAAATCAATGACACATCCTATAAATACTTACACCTATAGCCTACCAAATTGAGGTTAGTTTAAGACGGCAGAATCTATTGTTTGACGACACACTGACGTTGGTTTATTTATTATACAGGTAAAAGTGCTGTTACACAGTAATAACATACAAAATACACGTTTTAAAGAAAACCAACCTGGTCATAGAGCGGTGTACTGCATGGACTGCAGCCGGGGTCGGCGCTGTCTGGACGGGCGCTGAGGGGCAGACTGAGTCCCTGTGGAGCTGACGGCTTGGTACACATCTCTGGATACTCCGAGGAGAACGTCTCAAAACCACCTAAACAATGACAAGATAAGACGTAAGGATACTGTATAACAGTCACGTCACCATCTCATAGTTATAAACAGTAACCGTTATAAACAGTAACAGCTGTAAAGCCGCTATTTTGGCACAGTCTGTGTTCAATTCATAACTGACGTAGGCCTACACTATGACACAACTATGGCATTTGTTGTGCGCCGTTCGTTATTACCATGAGTCCGTAAACGATATAGAAATAGGCTACTAAAATACGTttataataaatacaataaaatgtACCTTTGAGAAAGAACACACTGGCTCCACACGGGTCTCGGCACAGAGCTGTCACCGCGAGCATTAGAGTCCCGTCCTTCTTCACTTGGCCGAAGTCCAAACTCCGATCATCGAGAAACACAACCGACTGATACTCCCCGGAGAGAAGCCGGTTCCGTGTGTCCTCGTTGGGCACAATGTGTCCCACCCCCAGCCCCCCTCTGGCCCTCCGGCGGACTATAGTACTGAAGCGGACGTTGGTGGACCCGGGGATGTGAGAGGAGTTGAAGGAGAAGAATGAGCGGCAGTCCAGGACCAGACAGCCCGGG
Encoded proteins:
- the dusp1 gene encoding dual specificity protein phosphatase 1: MYLDLIYSARRPPTMVIMEVPSIDAMSLRGLLEGEDPGCLVLDCRSFFSFNSSHIPGSTNVRFSTIVRRRARGGLGVGHIVPNEDTRNRLLSGEYQSVVFLDDRSLDFGQVKKDGTLMLAVTALCRDPCGASVFFLKGGFETFSSEYPEMCTKPSAPQGLSLPLSARPDSADPGCSPCSTPLYDQGGPVEILPFLYLGSAYHASRKDMIDMLGITALINVSANCPNHFEESFQYKSIPVEDNHKADISSWFNEAIEFIDSIRNKGGRVFVHCQAGISRSATICLAYLMRTNRVKLDEAFEFVKQRRSIISPNFSFMGQLLRFESQVLATSSCSSEAGSPALGKSSTVFNFPVSVPVHGSAGHGQLSFLHSPITTSPSC